In the Tetrapisispora phaffii CBS 4417 chromosome 10, complete genome genome, TTGATTTTAGCTTTAATACACTGGCGGTTACAATAACATGCACGGCTATATTGCTGTTGGTGAGTTTTTCTATGGTTCTGATGCCACCGTCTGTGGATAGCATGGTCAGAGGTCCTGTGAGAGTGCCTTCAGACGAGATTACTTGGCAGAACTACAGAGACTATGTGGTAGATGTCGACTTTGTTAATAGCACGCACATCTTCAATTCCATTTACGCTGTGCTAAGACAAGGTCCAGCAGATATACATCCTCTAGGTGTTTCGTATTTTCCTGCTGTGATCCCAAAGGGCACATTGTTGTACAGAGCAGGGAAGAAAGAGGTCCCTGGGTCATTCGAGTGGCTTGCAATGGATCATGAGTTTTCTTATAGTTTTGGTTCTAGATACTCGTCGTATGGTAGGAAATCCCTGAAAATTAGATCCAGAAAACCTTCATCAAAGACAGGAGCAGGAGCAGGGCTAGGAGCCGGTAACTCGCCAACTGGGGGGCCTTCTCCGAATGGCCCTTCAGCTTTGAAGGCGGCAACGCATATGATGACATTTAGAGCGACAAGAGAtatgaataaatttatctaTTTGGATGGTGCCTCGGCTGCTAAAAGCACCACTGGCGAGATGGATACCCAAGAACTTCTATATAATGTGTTGAGGAAGAAGTTCGAAGAAGCTAATCCAGGACAGAATAAGATGCCTGAAAGGGATTTTGCAGAGTACATATGTAAATGGGGTAAACCTTTAGGTTTAGATGGGTTGATTAGGGTAGAAATTGGGTTTGAGATTGTTCTTTGCGATTTCCAAAAGGATAACATTGAACTAGTTTCTAATATTCCTTTGAGAAACCCTGCCACAGAACTTGGTTTACCAAGCCCATCTGTTATATCTGTTGAGAATGGCTGGCCCGTAGAGAATAACCAGCTGCttgaagataaattaaCTGATGAGCAAAAGAAAATCTTAGAAAAAGAGTATTACTGGCAATCGATATTAGACAACTACTCTCTGGCACGTCAATACAATTGGTTGCAAGCAGGAAATGCCCACGATCAAGGTGATAAGagaataaaaattgattacAGACACTTTGTCACCGGTATCAATAGAATACCAATGGATGTGAACCCAATGAAAAGAAGATTATTGAATGAGCATATGACTTTTGAATTACAAAGCGATATTGTCAATGACttagaagaaatattgaagaacGACTTTGATTATACTAAAAGTAACGACTGGCAAGAAATCTTCGATGAGTTTATTACTAAATTTTCCCCAATGCTAAAGACCATTCAGAAAATACTACACAGTGACGAGAGAACTCCCGAACAAATTGCTGTTGATGTAACTAAATACACATTGAATTTTGTCCTTAGGTTCACTCCAtctgataaaaatttagCTGAGCTAGGTTACGATCGTGACTTTGCCACTTATCAATACGCAAGACCCCCAACTGACTTAGTTACTGAAAGTGATTTCTTGATTTGGTCTGCATATGTCAACATCGTCGATTATGTTATCGAAAAGATTTATGATGTCAACAATAAGTTGATGCCAATCGTCAAGGCCGCCGCCCAAGATGACAATAGTATCAATGGCCAGGAGACTTCTATAATCAGTTCCTGTCGTGAAGCCATTGATGAATTAATCGGAAACTTGAACTGGATTTCCTTGCACTATAAATGTGAGGAGTCTTGCGATTGGGATGAAATTTGTTTCACACCATCATGGGGGCCAGGCCCCTTGGCCGGCGGGTTCAAAGGACACCAAGACACAACTACAGTTGGTTTTGGAAAACACTTTGACGATGCTAGTGGCAGACAAGTGATTAACTACAACCTGCAATGCATCAATATTGACACATTATTACAACAACCTCATTAATCTCagttatataaatatataaatctgtgaacatataaatatatgtatgtttTTATCTACTATTCACTGCCATACTTGCATGTTAACCgctaattttttattaagatATTGAAATGAATACAAGAAACCATGTACCTATCTAATAAATACCACCATTTGCACTTTTGACCTGATCTAAAATATTACTGTCACCTGAAACCAACACCTTCATTTGTGACGTTTCCACTCGTGGTCGCAGGGTGTCAACAAAAAGTTCATTGTAAAGGGGGGTGATCGGAGGTTTTATAGAATACTCACTTCCAAAGAGTACTATTGTCTGTTCTAAAACACAAATTGGTTTATAGAGTATACTTAAGGGTTAGCAATTGCTATGTAGAGGAGATAGAAATACTGGATATTGTTTGgaaattcaaaagtttGAGGAATAGACGTTTAATTCATCcaactttattattttcttcagaTTTTCAATAGTGAGATTTTAGTGAGTTGATCAGTTGAACTAGTGCCACAGACACTACAAACCAATCAATTGTGTTATAAGCAATGAGTGAATTGCATTTTGAGACAAAATTGATTCATTTGAATGGTGTCCAAAATAagataattcttcaaaatgaGAATGGACCATGTGCTCTTATTGCGCTAACGAATATCTTACTTCTCTCTCCAAATTATAGTTATACAGCTCAGACTTTAATCGAATACGTTAATAGGTCTGAAACTGTTTTATTGTCAACTTTGATTCAGATATTAGCAAACATTGGGATTCAATTTCCTAACGGGGACAAACTAGATATTAATCAGTTGTTACAACTTTTACCAAAATTACATAACGGATTAAACATTAACCCAAAATTCAATGGCACATTCGTAGATGGTCCAGAAATGTCCTTATTTAGACTCTATAATGTTGGAGTTGTTCATGGTTGGATGATTGATCCAGAAGTAGACCCTGTGGCTTATCAACATGTTACAAAGTATTCTTATGAGGATGCTCAAAATGTGTTGATCCAAGCATATGACATAACCACTTCAAATTTGGATGTCGCGAATAAAGAAGAGGTTGTTAACGATGCAGGTTACATAAAGTCATTCTTGGCTAGATCTGCAACACAGTTAACAAATTATGGATTGGAGTATTTGAAATCCATAATAATGGAAAGATCGTTTGTGATTTTTTTCAGAAACGATCACTTCAGTACTCTTTACAAATTAAACAATGAACTATACACTTTAGTGACCGATTTAGGATTTAAAAATCAAAAGGATATCGTTTGGCAATCTCTAAAATCTGTTAATGGTTCCAATGATTTATTCTATACTGGTGATTTTATCACAAGGGTCGCAgatgaaaataatcaatatgCTAGTAATGCTGCACTTCCAATTGGTAATGTAGAACAACACACGAGTTCAAATAATCCATTCTCTGATCCCCAGAATAATGAGAACACTTATACGCCAAATGTGGTTAATGGTTTTGACTCTAATGCCCAACAAAATCCAATTGCGGAAACAGATGAGGATCTTGCAAGAAGattacaagaagaagaggatgAACGATACGCTGGAAATATGCAAAGATCGTATAACCGTGAAGCTAATAACAGAACTGAACCAAGATCTACCACTGGTAATAAGGATAAGAAAGATGACAATAAAAAACGTAAATATAAgctaaataaaaaaaatccTGCATTATCATGTAATAATTAAGAGAATCAACTTCTGTGTAAACACATTTATCTTGTATAAAGctaaaaaaaaatgcaaTGCCAATTTTATCTCGTAATTTTACAAAGTATGCAATTTCTATCATTAACACTATGTAACgttaaaataaatactcattattttttgcatATTTGGCTGATCTAGGTTTAGCATCTCTTGGAgatttttgattattatttttgaaactgTTTCTTCCTTTATTCCAGTTGAAGTCATTTCGTCTGTTCTTCTGATCATTCACGCTTCCAAACAATTGCAGTTTCTCTGACTCAGTTAATTCATAGTCTAATAAATGTGCATCCCCTAgttctttaataaaatcCAATATCTTGGAATTCTCTTTAAGCATTTCTCTTTGGATAATTttcatattcaaatttgacTTTGGATTGGTTCTCGTTACTTGATTATTGATCTTTTGAATGAACtctttattctttttcGTTTCCTTAAATATGCTATTAGATCCCTTTAAATCTTCAGCTTTGATACCCATATCTTCGATATGCTTTTCcttattattagatatttttaacaacCACATCTTCCTTCTTTCctttttccatttttctATATCTTCATCAGTGATTagtgaaatatttgttCCTGGAACAGTAACTATCTTATTGTTTTCTGTATCAGCTTCAACATCTGAATCATCCAATATTGGCTTAGCTTTATCTTCGCTAGAGAGTTCATCTGCAGAACTATCGGAACTTGAGTTGTCATCCGCTTCAGATGATTCCACTTCATTAGTGTCACTTTTATTAGTAGCATTTACAGAGTTACTTTCTTTAAAAGGTATTAACCTTGGAATATTTTGTTCCTGCTCTTCAATGATTGATTTCTGGTGTAATACTGCTGcattcaattcaattgcTTTGACTACAGTCTCTGTGAGCTTTTCAGTTGCATCTATACACTCTGTTCTCTTCTTATTTATTTCCACTTCTCGTTCAAATTCACATGTCCTTTTTTGCCCAATACTATCTCCtgatgaatttgaaactGGAACTGTCGGGTATATTGGTGAAGATCCTTTGCCATAATAACCTCTAGCATAAGCATTACTGGGATTTCCTGTATTGGCACCAAAATATGCTCCTGGTGGAGGATGATTCAACTGATTAGTCCATTGTTGATTATATAACATTGGGCCATTCTGCGCATATAAATTTTGCtgataattatattcaGTTTGGGTCATGTTACTGGTAGCTTGGTAAGGggaaaaattattattagaattgTTGTTATTAGGAATAGTATGTCCACGtatattttgatgataGTTGTTAGTCATGtaattactattattgtAGGAATCACGATTTGATGATTCATAATTTCCGTTACCTCCCAAAACTCCAGAAGAAGTGGGCTTCGGCAGCTCTCTTCTaatgttattgttatcaaAATTGTTATAAGGATTATATGACATGAGCAATATCTTACCTACTTCTTTCGATACTCATGTATCTATgtatatacacatatacaTGTGTACGTACcatcttttaaaagaaattaaaatgaGATAACTTgaatcatatatataaaaaggTTTGTGctgaaatttttcatctcATCGCTAACTATTTTGTATTGGTGAACATCAAGCAGTTCAACCAGCGTCGTATATCAAATAGTTTATAAGAGTGTTTATGCGTGTGGAGTTACATATTCAATACTATGCtatgtttattatttataatagtAGATGttgtatttaattaatCGAATAAACCTTTCACAACATCCTGTTGAGTTGGTCCTAAACcattatcttctttttcttttgattgAGACTCAACGTTGTTtagtttatttataaaCTTTTTTTTCTCTATCTTCAGAGCTTCTTTGTCATTAAGTTTTCTTTGTGAGTAACTTGGTGAATATATGTTAGAATCTGAATCTTGTAGTTGCGGCCTTTTACCCCATTTGATCACAGTAGATGACCTTTGAGCTGCAAGAGCTGGGAATCCAGAGTCTTCATTACGCATTGTATCTGTAACAGTGCCAGAAGCTAATTTCCCAGCATTCGAAAGAATAGCACCACTTTCAGTAGATTGTTGTGACAGTTCGTTAACAAATAAGCTTCTCATGCTGGAAGGTTTTGAAGGACTTCTGTTTGGTTGTTCCTTTAAGATTGCTGAATTTTTAAGTGGGCTCATAGTTTGTCTTATTGGGCTGCCATTGGTGCTgtctttattattataattatttataatgctgccattattgaaattttgaatcatGTTACTTTTCATTGGATTTTTAACAGAAACTTTATCCTTTTCTGGAGATATGGATATAGTCATTGGAGTATTCTTAACAGTTTCAGAGGTCAAGTCATTTCCATCGGTTACCTGAACCAATTCTAATCTGATACCTGGTATGTTTATTTCCATTAAAATTGGATCTCCAGGATGACAAAACCatatattaattgtttCATTTGTAAATGATGATCCTTTTTGTGGTGCTAATATGTTTAAAAAGttcttgaaatatttcaatttgaatgtaatcaattttttggtattattattcttttttggGTTGTTCGAAGAATTCTCATCTGCATCGGTATCATCGACAGTAGTGAATAAGCAGTAATGCTCCAAATTTGAAGTGCTGATCGTATTGCTCATACTGATAGCATTTCTTAGTAAGTCGTTATTTTTTCCGTATACAGCTTTTGTAAACGCAGTGACAATAAacttattaatatttatctCCAATTTTAGCTCCTCTGTAACACTGCTATTGCAGTTTTCTAAAACGTTTCTTAAAATAATCTGATGACAACAGAcataatttatttcatcaACAGAagttaatttatctttattagGAATTCCAGAATCCAAATTGACATTAAACATTGTATCATTTAGTTCCTTATCAGCCTTTGCAAACACTTTGATAAGTTTAGGGTCTAATGGATTTTCAGAAGGGAAATTGCTGTAAACGTCTAAAAACTTCTTCTTATACttcaaattaataattatgGGGTCATATTTCACTGGTTGAAATTGCGGGGAGTACTCTTTGATTATCAATGTTTCCATCTCTACTGACACCATTAATCTATTTGTCAAATTTTCTGGGCAATTAGCagtattatttataacCAATGTGAATTTTTCTATACTATCATTATCCAtgttttttgatattgtaGTCAAATGCTTACCATTTGTTTGAAATGAGTACAGCCAATGATCTTGACCCCGTACATCTGTTACTCTCTGTAAACCAGTTTCACCGAATATGATATCTTTTGGAGAAAACTCAAACTCATCAAATATACCCTTATCAAAGATAGCCTGAGATAAACAAGTATCTGTGGAATTCATTGACCATGCAATGAGTGACTTTGAAGTTAGAGTAAAGTTAATATTCTCGTGTAACGAAGAGAGTGCACTGATTGTTTTGAACCATAACGTCTGCTTCTCACGACTCCTAATCGTCGCTCTAAATGACATTTCTGGGGTTCAAAACGCTGTCAAAATGCAACAGGATATTAATGCCAAATGTATGATTCTTATGGGTACTTGTTATTCTTAAACATACtcctatatatataaatatataaatatttataatatgtAATTATTGTGGGAAACTGCTTCTTCTTATTTTATAAGCGCGTAATATTATTCAGTTTCGTGTTAAGCATTTGCTTGTGATAAGGCCTCTTCAATATCTTGATGTGCTTGTCATGAACCAAAAGAAGTAGTAAAACAGGTGCTTAGAAGGCTATACAATAAAGCATATACTTATAAGTGCATATCATCTATTGCAATCTGTTTATATAGTgtcaattaataaaacaatgGTTTACATATCGGATCCTATGTCTTCAATGATTGGTTTGGTCTTTTTATTTCTCTTCTTTGACTTCTTTTTATGTTTCTTGATTATGATAACTTCTTCACCATCATCATCTCCCCCTTGAGTTTGTATCGTCTTAATCTCTGTAGATATATTCTGAGAGGCAAACTTTCCTCTTAATTCTTCCAATACAGAATCATCGTCTTGATTGGCTTGTGGGTCCTTTGAAAAGTCGAAACTTGCAAGTTTAGATTTGATCTTAGACCTAGAGTTGTTGCTAAAATCAGCTGATTTGGTTGATTCAGTTAACTCCGAATCCTTAAAGAGATCAGCATCGGCAAGAATCTGGATCTTAtgctttttcttctttgatttcttcttgccatcatcaattttatcGTCTAAAAGAttgattgttttaatatcatatcTAGAAGTTATTTGATTATCATCAGAATTATCTACATCTAAGAGGTGGTTATCCTTCTTTGTTTTCGAAGTCACCTCCTCTTCACCTAGATAAAATGGATTTGATGATCTGCTGTCGTCAAACTGGTGACTAgcattgtttttattattattgctTTCATATTCTTCAGCTATACTAATATCATCTTTGTAAATAGTATTATACGCTATTGATACATCCGAATCATCCGAATCATCCGATATTTCCAACTGGCCGTCGTATTCATAATTGTTTTCctcttcatttaataaatcctGTAACTCTTTCTCGGTAAGGAAAGGCGTTTCTAGATCAACAGAGATGGTGGATTGAAACTTCTTCTGTGTACCTGGTCGTATTGGTGTCAATTCgtatgaaaaaaataagcTTGGTAGGACTTCTGATAGTAAAACTGGAACTTCAGTTGATTCATCATCAAAACTATCATGACATAGTCTTAAAAACTCTAAAATTTCGATTGCTCTTTCTTGAGTTTCGAAATATGAggaattagaaaatttttccagaaataaaatgatttcTTCTAGTAATTGCTTAACACTGTCCAAATCTGATGAATTGTTATTACACCAATtactaaaaattttaacCACAGCTATAATCAATATAGGAACAGTCTTAAAAGGATATTTATCTGCTCTTGAAAGTAATAAGCctattaaatcatttcCGTTTTGTATCAAAGATGAGTACTCACCTAAAATCCAGAAtgaatcatttaaaattgttgGTAATTGAGAATCCATATTTTCATCAGAAACAATGCTAATTACTGTCGAAATTATATTCGATCTCATCTCAGGAACACGTAACAtcatttctttcaattgaacACCGATATTCTTACCTAATGATTTATCAGATAAGTCTTGAGACAAAATCGCCAAATCCAATAGTACAGCGCTGTACCACTCAAAATCAGGAATATTTTCGAAATTATTCATGGAACATAATTCTATAATTACATTGATTACTTTGATTTTGTAAGATTCCGGAACAATAATCGATACCGTTTTTGAAAGTGTGATCATGTTGTCTACTTGCATCTCAGTAGGACGTAAGAGTTGCTGCAATAGTtcttttacaatttttttgatattatcttcattaatGATTCCTTCCAATAACTCCAAAGCTTTTGATCTAATCGATACATCCACATCTGAAATTAGCTTAATTATAAGTTTCGAAAATTGGGAGATGAAATCAGCATTAATTTTACCGATCTTATAGAATAGTCCACAACTTATGTATCTTAAATTTGGATCTTGAGAATTACAGAATTGCtctaatttttctaaaCATTCCAAAGCAGTATCGTAATCATCAACTTCTAACATATCACCTTTAACAATACAATTAATGGATTCATACATTACCGAGGTTGCTGTGGTAATACCCATCAATTCTAATACTTTAGGAAGCAATTTTGGTCTCAGTTTTTCTTCATACTGCGATAAATTTGTGAATAGTTTTAATAATCTAATAATTATCCAATTATTCTCgatatttatcaatatttcataCAATAATGGTGACAACGATATAAAAGGTGCCGGGTTTTTTTTTGCCAATTCGCAAATGACACTTACAGATGCAGACACTACTGAGATATCATCATTGTCCAAAGTTGCAGTGAATTTGTCAAAATTGTCTCTTAGAGCCTCTGGATACTCCAAAAATACTTTGTATAATGCACTTAATGATTTCTTCCTGATGTAAGGTTTTGAACTATTTAACATCAGTATCAAGTCGTTGCAAACGTTCTCAGCCAACGAAGGAGTTATTACAGTGGATAGCCCACTCAATGCAATCCCGACTTTAACCACATCGTTGGA is a window encoding:
- the TPHA0J02300 gene encoding uncharacterized protein (ancestral locus Anc_6.194), whose product is MRIDFSFNTLAVTITCTAILLLVSFSMVLMPPSVDSMVRGPVRVPSDEITWQNYRDYVVDVDFVNSTHIFNSIYAVLRQGPADIHPLGVSYFPAVIPKGTLLYRAGKKEVPGSFEWLAMDHEFSYSFGSRYSSYGRKSLKIRSRKPSSKTGAGAGLGAGNSPTGGPSPNGPSALKAATHMMTFRATRDMNKFIYLDGASAAKSTTGEMDTQELLYNVLRKKFEEANPGQNKMPERDFAEYICKWGKPLGLDGLIRVEIGFEIVLCDFQKDNIELVSNIPLRNPATELGLPSPSVISVENGWPVENNQLLEDKLTDEQKKILEKEYYWQSILDNYSLARQYNWLQAGNAHDQGDKRIKIDYRHFVTGINRIPMDVNPMKRRLLNEHMTFELQSDIVNDLEEILKNDFDYTKSNDWQEIFDEFITKFSPMLKTIQKILHSDERTPEQIAVDVTKYTLNFVLRFTPSDKNLAELGYDRDFATYQYARPPTDLVTESDFLIWSAYVNIVDYVIEKIYDVNNKLMPIVKAAAQDDNSINGQETSIISSCREAIDELIGNLNWISLHYKCEESCDWDEICFTPSWGPGPLAGGFKGHQDTTTVGFGKHFDDASGRQVINYNLQCINIDTLLQQPH
- the MIY3 gene encoding Miy3p (similar to Saccharomyces cerevisiae YGL082W and YPL191C; ancestral locus Anc_6.195); protein product: MSELHFETKLIHLNGVQNKIILQNENGPCALIALTNILLLSPNYSYTAQTLIEYVNRSETVLLSTLIQILANIGIQFPNGDKLDINQLLQLLPKLHNGLNINPKFNGTFVDGPEMSLFRLYNVGVVHGWMIDPEVDPVAYQHVTKYSYEDAQNVLIQAYDITTSNLDVANKEEVVNDAGYIKSFLARSATQLTNYGLEYLKSIIMERSFVIFFRNDHFSTLYKLNNELYTLVTDLGFKNQKDIVWQSLKSVNGSNDLFYTGDFITRVADENNQYASNAALPIGNVEQHTSSNNPFSDPQNNENTYTPNVVNGFDSNAQQNPIAETDEDLARRLQEEEDERYAGNMQRSYNREANNRTEPRSTTGNKDKKDDNKKRKYKLNKKNPALSCNN
- the RSA1 gene encoding Rsa1p (similar to Saccharomyces cerevisiae RSA1 (YPL193W); ancestral locus Anc_6.198) is translated as MSYNPYNNFDNNNIRRELPKPTSSGVLGGNGNYESSNRDSYNNSNYMTNNYHQNIRGHTIPNNNNSNNNFSPYQATSNMTQTEYNYQQNLYAQNGPMLYNQQWTNQLNHPPPGAYFGANTGNPSNAYARGYYGKGSSPIYPTVPVSNSSGDSIGQKRTCEFEREVEINKKRTECIDATEKLTETVVKAIELNAAVLHQKSIIEEQEQNIPRLIPFKESNSVNATNKSDTNEVESSEADDNSSSDSSADELSSEDKAKPILDDSDVEADTENNKIVTVPGTNISLITDEDIEKWKKERRKMWLLKISNNKEKHIEDMGIKAEDLKGSNSIFKETKKNKEFIQKINNQVTRTNPKSNLNMKIIQREMLKENSKILDFIKELGDAHLLDYELTESEKLQLFGSVNDQKNRRNDFNWNKGRNSFKNNNQKSPRDAKPRSAKYAKNNEYLF
- the DDC1 gene encoding Ddc1p (similar to Saccharomyces cerevisiae DDC1 (YPL194W); ancestral locus Anc_6.200) — its product is MSFRATIRSREKQTLWFKTISALSSLHENINFTLTSKSLIAWSMNSTDTCLSQAIFDKGIFDEFEFSPKDIIFGETGLQRVTDVRGQDHWLYSFQTNGKHLTTISKNMDNDSIEKFTLVINNTANCPENLTNRLMVSVEMETLIIKEYSPQFQPVKYDPIIINLKYKKKFLDVYSNFPSENPLDPKLIKVFAKADKELNDTMFNVNLDSGIPNKDKLTSVDEINYVCCHQIILRNVLENCNSSVTEELKLEININKFIVTAFTKAVYGKNNDLLRNAISMSNTISTSNLEHYCLFTTVDDTDADENSSNNPKKNNNTKKLITFKLKYFKNFLNILAPQKGSSFTNETINIWFCHPGDPILMEINIPGIRLELVQVTDGNDLTSETVKNTPMTISISPEKDKVSVKNPMKSNMIQNFNNGSIINNYNNKDSTNGSPIRQTMSPLKNSAILKEQPNRSPSKPSSMRSLFVNELSQQSTESGAILSNAGKLASGTVTDTMRNEDSGFPALAAQRSSTVIKWGKRPQLQDSDSNIYSPSYSQRKLNDKEALKIEKKKFINKLNNVESQSKEKEDNGLGPTQQDVVKGLFD
- the APL5 gene encoding Apl5p (similar to Saccharomyces cerevisiae APL5 (YPL195W); ancestral locus Anc_6.201), with the protein product MSQYMQASEDVMQRLRPFGIFFEKSLKGLIRGIRANNDTPDKLDEFLELVLKECREEVASLDMNTKTNAVLKMTYLEMYGYDMSWANFHILEVMSSNKIQQKRVGYLAASQSFYKDTDILMLATNLMRKDLQYMGSNDVVKVGIALSGLSTVITPSLAENVCNDLILMLNSSKPYIRKKSLSALYKVFLEYPEALRDNFDKFTATLDNDDISVVSASVSVICELAKKNPAPFISLSPLLYEILINIENNWIIIRLLKLFTNLSQYEEKLRPKLLPKVLELMGITTATSVMYESINCIVKGDMLEVDDYDTALECLEKLEQFCNSQDPNLRYISCGLFYKIGKINADFISQFSKLIIKLISDVDVSIRSKALELLEGIINEDNIKKIVKELLQQLLRPTEMQVDNMITLSKTVSIIVPESYKIKVINVIIELCSMNNFENIPDFEWYSAVLLDLAILSQDLSDKSLGKNIGVQLKEMMLRVPEMRSNIISTVISIVSDENMDSQLPTILNDSFWILGEYSSLIQNGNDLIGLLLSRADKYPFKTVPILIIAVVKIFSNWCNNNSSDLDSVKQLLEEIILFLEKFSNSSYFETQERAIEILEFLRLCHDSFDDESTEVPVLLSEVLPSLFFSYELTPIRPGTQKKFQSTISVDLETPFLTEKELQDLLNEEENNYEYDGQLEISDDSDDSDVSIAYNTIYKDDISIAEEYESNNNKNNASHQFDDSRSSNPFYLGEEEVTSKTKKDNHLLDVDNSDDNQITSRYDIKTINLLDDKIDDGKKKSKKKKHKIQILADADLFKDSELTESTKSADFSNNSRSKIKSKLASFDFSKDPQANQDDDSVLEELRGKFASQNISTEIKTIQTQGGDDDGEEVIIIKKHKKKSKKRNKKTKPIIEDIGSDM